Part of the Tindallia californiensis genome is shown below.
AGGGAGCATACACCTGGTGGTCCTATATGCGACAGGCCAGAGAAAGAAATGCCGGCTGGAGAATCGACTATTTTCTCGTTTCAGAATCTCTGAAACAAAAGATAAAAAAAGCGGAAATTCACTCAGAGGTTATGGGAAGCGATCATTGTCCGGTATTACTGGAAATATAAGTAACATCTAAGGTATTCGTACAGAACAAATAATAGATTCTTACAGAACAAAAGTTGACAGAGCAGAAAGATTCCCCTATAATAATAATTGGATATGTGGTTGCATTTTGAAGTGACACAAAAAACTGAAATGAGTCATAAATAGAGGAGCAGTCATAGGGTAACCGGCGTATGTGAAAGAGGCACACATCTGATGATTCCGGTGAAGGCTTTGGCTGCCGAAAGAGGCCTATTGGTGTGCAAAGGGGATCTTGACAGTTTAGGACAGTCCTAGGCTGTTGTCATGCGATTTTTATGCATGGAGAGCTATTTATGTAATGAGGCATCATTACGTAAATAGCTTTTTTTATACCCGTAATTAGTTGATGCCGCAACGTGAACATGGTAACAAGCAGGCTTAAAAATCAGTGTAGAAGAAAGGTGGTTATTCCATGAACAGTGTACCAAAACTTAATCTGGAAGGTTCTATGAAATTATTTGAAGAAGCGAAGCAAATGTCTCCGGGGGGTCTTCTTGGGATTCGTCGTCCCTACAACTTTGTAGAAGGCGAATATCCTATTTTTATTGAGCGGGGATACGGTGGCCACATTGTAGATGTGGATGGTAACGATTATATTGACATGCTTTGTGGATATGGACCGATTATTTTGGGGTATAGAGAACCGGAAATCAATCAGGTAGTCATTGAACAAATGGAAAAAGGTTTCTGTTTTTCCTTAGTTCAGGAAGTTCAAAACACCTTGGCAGAAAGACTGGTTAAATTAATTCCGTCCGCGGAGATGGTCATTCTTGCGAAAACAGGCTCTGACGTAACAACGATGGCTGTAAGAGTAGCACGTGGTTTTAACGGTAAAACGAAAGTACTTCGTTGCGGATACCATGGATGGCATGATTGGTGCGTGGAAGTTCCTGGTGGAGTACCGGAAGAAATTCAGAACATGACCGTTGAGTTTCCTTATGGAGATTTGGATGCGTTGGAAGAAGCGCTTAAAAAACATGGAGATGATACAGCTTGTATTATGTTGACACCAGTAGGTCATCCGCTTTCAGCACCAGTGCAAGAACCACCGGCTGGGTACCTAGAAGGCGTTAGAGAACTGGCAGATAAATATGAGGTTGTTTTAATATTTGATGAAATCCGTACAGGCTTTCGAGTAGCAATGGGTGGAGCACAGGAACGTTACGGAGTAACTCCGGATCTTTCTACCTTTGGTAAGGCAATGGCGAACGGATACCCTATTAGTGCACTGGTAGGTAAAAAAGAGATTATGAAAGTCGTTGAAAAAGAAGTGTTCATTAGTTCCACCTTTTTCCCTAACAGCTTAGAAATGCATGCTTCTTTGAAATGCATCGATATTTTGGAAAGAGAAAACGTAATCGACAGCATTTGGAAACGTGGAGAAGACTTTTTTGCACAAATGGAAAAAATTGTTCAGGAATCTGATGTACCGGCGACAGCATCAGGTATTCCACCAATGCCTTATATTACCTTTGATAAGGTGGATGATCAGTACAAAGAAAGAAGAAAATTCTTTTACACAGAAACCATCCGGCGAGGGTTGTTTATTCAACCATACCATCATGGATATATCTGTCATCGACATACCGATCAAGATTTGAAAGATGCCTTGGGAGCTATGGAAGAGGCGCTTAAGCATACGCATAAAGTATATCCATATAAAAAATAGTCGATATAAAAAATAGTCGATCTGACCAAACAAAAGACCCCTATGCCTAAAAATGGTATTAGGGGTTTTATAATGGATCTTTTGCTGAAGTAAGCACTGTGGTAAAATGAAGTTGTTATTATTCCCTTTTATAAAAGCGAATCCATGGAAAAGGTGACATATATGAAATCAATCCGAGTTCAAATGCTGGTATATCTAATGATAGGTGCAGGCATCCTTTTTACAGGAATGCTTCTTTTTATCAATAACAAACTTGCTGATTTACCGGAAGTTATTACGGAGCAATACCAGGATGTAACCGAAGCCAGAGCCAACGAGCTGTCTCATGAACTTCGTGGCTATATGAAAATGTTACAAATGATTTCGCAGTCACCAGAAATAAAAAAAATGGATCAAGCAATCGTTAAAAGATATCTGCCTCACTTGGTGTTGCCTGAAATAATGCGAAATATGACCATTATATGGCCCGATGCTTCGGGTTGGAGTAGTGTGGATCAATGGGTGGACGTCAGAGATCAAGAACAGTATTTGAATATCATAGAAAAAGGCGAAGTGCAATGGATATCTCAACCATTTAAGAGTCCTTATATTGAAGAAGACTTGGTTATTATTATTTCCCACTCCATAAGAAATGAAAGGCAGCAGAACATAGGTATTGTTAATATGGTGGTACCGGTAGGTTTCATGAATCGCATTGTAGAAGACGTTCGTCTAGGAAGAGATACGCAGGCATGGATCATCAGTGAAGAAGGAAAGATCGTTTCCTTTTCCCCGGATGCCCGATACGAAGCGGCTGTAGGTCAGTCTTTAGATGAGTATAAAGATTTGACAGCAACCAATTTGTTTCAACAGCCTAGTGGGTATGTGGAGTATACAAGTTATGATGGTGAAGAAATGCTGATGTTCTTTCATGAAATTCTTCATTCACCAAACTGGTATTTTGGTATAGCGGTACCAGCGATAGAAATCTATGGAGAAGTGAAAAGTATTGCCAATGCTGTTTTAGCTATTCTATTATTTGGTTCTTTTCTCATTATCGTGTTTGCGTTTTTTTATGCACATAGCTTATCAAGGCCAATTTTAGCCTTGCAAAAAGTGTTTAGAGAAGCGGCATCGGGTAATTTGAACATCAGAGCTGATGAAACCACACCGAATGAACTGGGAGAAGCCGGTAAGAACTTTAACCAGATGATTAATAAAATACGAGCCCTTACGTATTATGACCCGACTACTAATTTGACAAACTATAATGGATTTATGCTGGAAGCGCCTCATATTATTGAGCGAATGAAAAGGGAAGATAAGCTTCCTTGCATTGCTATTATTTCTATTGACGGATTTAAGCGAATTAACAGCATCAGTGGATACGAATCAGGAAATCGGGTTTTGATGCATCTTGCCCGCCGATTAGAAAGCATGACTGATAGGGAAGAAATGGTAGCGCGTCACTTTGGGGACGAATTTATATTACTGATCGGTGCCAGCGGTGTTAAGGATATAGAAAAACGGGTTCGTCTGTTTTGGAAACACTGCAGTACTATTTTGCATTTGCAGGAACATGAATTTGTGTTAAAAACCAGCATCGGTGCAGCTTTTTGTGAACAGGGCATATCAACTGTAGAAGAAATCTTTAATCGTGCTACTTTAGCAAAACTTAGTATTAAGCAACAGGGTGGGAATGGATTTCAATTTTACAACAGAGATTTAGAAGTACAGATCATGGAAGAGCAAACGATTGAAAATCATTTACATCATGCCATTGAGCGAAAGGAATTTCGGTTGATGTATCAGCCTATTGTTAATGGAGAAAGAGGGACAATTGAAGCTTATGAGGCCTTGTTAAGGTGGAATCATCCGGCTCATATAAATCTGGGTGTTCAACAAATGATTCAGATTGCAGAGCAAAATGGGCAAATTCTGGAAATAGGGAAATGGGTACTAGAAGAAGCGTGCCGACAGAATCAACAATGGCGTAAAACGCTACAAAAACCTGATTTAGTGATATGTGTCAATGTATCAGCACTGCAGTTCGAACAACGCACCTTTACAAAAACCATAAGAGAAACGCTGAAAAAAACCGGACTTCCGGGACATTGCCTTGAGCTGGAGATTACAGAAAGAATTGCAATGACAGGAATGGAAGAAAAATTAGAAAAAATGAAAGAACTTAAGGAAATGGGAGTAAAAATGTCCATCGATGATTTTGGGACAGGCTATTCGTCTTTAGCTTATTTTACCCGCTATCCAATTGATACGCTGAAAATTGATAAATCTTTTATTAACAAAATGGTAGAAGATCAAGGAGCGGAAACAATTGTCAATACAATCATTAATATGGCACACTCTATGGAGATGAAAGCAGTAGCTGAAGGTGTTGAGACAAGAGAACAGATGGAGTACTTACTGAGTAAAAAATGCGACTTCTTACAGGGATATTACTTATCAAAACCGCTGGAGGCTGAGAGTGTGGACGGAAGCTTAAAAGATTAAAGAGTAGCATGGGTTAAACCCTGCTATCTTATCATAGACAGGCTTATTAGCTTCATTGAATCTTTACCTATTCTATGTTAAGATGATTTATGTGTGAATAAAGGATCGTTGAAAGGGGTAATGTTGTGAAGCAGAAGAAAAAAATTCTATTGTTGCTAACGCTGGTATTACTGTTGATTATTACAGCTTGTGTAAATTCTGAGGGAATCGATGAAGAAAGTGAAGAAACTCAGGAAGACCTTGGAGAAGTAGTGGCAATCGTTAATGGAGAAAATATTTACGAATTAGTTTTCCAAAGACAGGTTGATCGGTTGATTTCAGCCAATGAACAACAAGGGATGAGTTTTGAAGGCGAAGAAGGAGAAATGGTTAAAGCACAAATTGAAGATCAGGTAATGGACTATTTGCTTCAACAAGAAGTGTTGCTGCAGGAAGCCGGAAGTCGTCAGCTGAAAGCTTCTGAAGAAGAAATTGATGAAGAAATGAAAATGATAAGGGATCAGTTCGAGACAGAGGAAGCATACGAGCAGGCGTTGGAAGATAACCTGTTTACAGAAGAAGAGCTCCGAAATACGCTAAAAGCAGAGCTAACTATTGAAACACTCTTAGAAAGCGAAAGTCCGGAGATAGAGATAGATGAAGAAGAGATACAAGAATATTATAACTTCTATGAAATGCAGCACGAACAACAAATGGCTATGATTCAGCAAGAAGGAACAGAGCTTTCAGATGAAGAAATGGAAATGATGAAATTACCATCTTATGAAGAAATGGAAGAAGATCTACGTCAACAAATTATCATGCAAAAACAGCAAGAATACCACATGTTGTTGGTGGAAGAGTTGATGGAAAACAGCGAAATAGAAATATTAATTTAAGAAAACGCCCTACCAAGAGGGCGTTTTTACATGTAGAAAAACCCTTTCACTATGTTAAGAAGAAATCGTTGCAGCAAGCAGATGATTTTTGTAAGAGGAAAGGTGAGTTGTCAGGCAAGTTTGAATTTTGCTTGACATGAATCAGGAGATCAGCGTATGATAAATAGTAAGCCTTAATTCTAGAAATCCTACAAGAGATGGTTTCTATAGCTAACTTTCTTTCGGAAAGAATTGTGAAGCGAATGCAATAGGTAAAGAACTGAGGGAAAGAGGTGAAAGAATGTCAATAAAAGATACATTGAAAATAGAAATTGAACAGTTAACAGATGAATTGATACGCTTACGCAGAGATTTTCATCAACATCCTGAATTAGGTTTTGAAGAATACAGAACGGCAGGAATTGTATCAGACTATTTGCGAGAGCAGGGAATAGAGGTTGAAAGAGTAGCGGAAACAGGTGTTATTGGTATTTTGAGAGGGAAAAAAGACGGACCTGTGTTAATGCTTCGAGCAGATATGGATGCGCTTCCAATGGACGAAAAAGCGAAGGTATCATTTAAATCTGTCTATAAAGGTAAAATGCATGCTTGTGGCCATGACGGGCATACGGCAATGCTAATGGTAGCCGCAAAAATACTGGCAAAATACCGTGAAGAAATAAAAGGCACTATTAAATTTATTTTTCAGCCTAATGAAGAAGATGCCGGAGCAGCAATCATTATTGAGGAAGGTGTGATGGAAAATCCCAAAGTGGATGCCGCTTTAGGAATTCATTTATGGAGTCCCTTGTCTAGTGGGAAAGTAGGCATTACTGCCGGATCATTAATGGCTTCCAGCTACTATTTTTGGTTAACCATTAAAGGAAGAGGGGGGCATGGAGGGGCGCCTCATTTAGCGGTGGATCCTATTTTTTGTGGAAAAGAGATTATGAATGCATTACAATCTCTGCAGACCCGTGAACAAGATGTTTTGAAACCAACACTTATTAATTTTGGTCAATTTCATGCGGGAACAAATCCTATTATTATTTCTCAGCAAGCTGAATTAGCAGGATCTGTCCGATGCCTGCATAATGAAGATGCTCGTATCCGTCAGCGTTTTGAAGAAATTGTTGCTCATGTGTGCAGGATGTATGGAGCAGACTATGAGTTGACATTTAAGTGTGGAAATGAATTGCTGACGAATGACCTGGAAATGACAAATCTTATTAAACAAAGTGCAACAGAAGCTTTTGGAGAAGAAAGTCTTCAGGAAACGGATTTAACCGTGATGTTGGGGGAAGACTTTGCTTCCTTTGCTAATATGGTTCCGAGTGCTTTTTATTTTCTGGGAATTGGGAATAAAGAAAAGAAAACCGATATGCCGCATCATCATCCGGAATTCAAGTTAGATGAAGAAGTATTGGCTTTAGGTGTCGAGATGCATATTCGGGGAGCGATGGCCTATTTCGAAAAATTTCAGAGA
Proteins encoded:
- a CDS encoding M20 metallopeptidase family protein, translating into MSIKDTLKIEIEQLTDELIRLRRDFHQHPELGFEEYRTAGIVSDYLREQGIEVERVAETGVIGILRGKKDGPVLMLRADMDALPMDEKAKVSFKSVYKGKMHACGHDGHTAMLMVAAKILAKYREEIKGTIKFIFQPNEEDAGAAIIIEEGVMENPKVDAALGIHLWSPLSSGKVGITAGSLMASSYYFWLTIKGRGGHGGAPHLAVDPIFCGKEIMNALQSLQTREQDVLKPTLINFGQFHAGTNPIIISQQAELAGSVRCLHNEDARIRQRFEEIVAHVCRMYGADYELTFKCGNELLTNDLEMTNLIKQSATEAFGEESLQETDLTVMLGEDFASFANMVPSAFYFLGIGNKEKKTDMPHHHPEFKLDEEVLALGVEMHIRGAMAYFEKFQR
- a CDS encoding bifunctional diguanylate cyclase/phosphodiesterase, with product MKSIRVQMLVYLMIGAGILFTGMLLFINNKLADLPEVITEQYQDVTEARANELSHELRGYMKMLQMISQSPEIKKMDQAIVKRYLPHLVLPEIMRNMTIIWPDASGWSSVDQWVDVRDQEQYLNIIEKGEVQWISQPFKSPYIEEDLVIIISHSIRNERQQNIGIVNMVVPVGFMNRIVEDVRLGRDTQAWIISEEGKIVSFSPDARYEAAVGQSLDEYKDLTATNLFQQPSGYVEYTSYDGEEMLMFFHEILHSPNWYFGIAVPAIEIYGEVKSIANAVLAILLFGSFLIIVFAFFYAHSLSRPILALQKVFREAASGNLNIRADETTPNELGEAGKNFNQMINKIRALTYYDPTTNLTNYNGFMLEAPHIIERMKREDKLPCIAIISIDGFKRINSISGYESGNRVLMHLARRLESMTDREEMVARHFGDEFILLIGASGVKDIEKRVRLFWKHCSTILHLQEHEFVLKTSIGAAFCEQGISTVEEIFNRATLAKLSIKQQGGNGFQFYNRDLEVQIMEEQTIENHLHHAIERKEFRLMYQPIVNGERGTIEAYEALLRWNHPAHINLGVQQMIQIAEQNGQILEIGKWVLEEACRQNQQWRKTLQKPDLVICVNVSALQFEQRTFTKTIRETLKKTGLPGHCLELEITERIAMTGMEEKLEKMKELKEMGVKMSIDDFGTGYSSLAYFTRYPIDTLKIDKSFINKMVEDQGAETIVNTIINMAHSMEMKAVAEGVETREQMEYLLSKKCDFLQGYYLSKPLEAESVDGSLKD
- a CDS encoding SurA N-terminal domain-containing protein, whose translation is MKQKKKILLLLTLVLLLIITACVNSEGIDEESEETQEDLGEVVAIVNGENIYELVFQRQVDRLISANEQQGMSFEGEEGEMVKAQIEDQVMDYLLQQEVLLQEAGSRQLKASEEEIDEEMKMIRDQFETEEAYEQALEDNLFTEEELRNTLKAELTIETLLESESPEIEIDEEEIQEYYNFYEMQHEQQMAMIQQEGTELSDEEMEMMKLPSYEEMEEDLRQQIIMQKQQEYHMLLVEELMENSEIEILI
- a CDS encoding aspartate aminotransferase family protein, coding for MNSVPKLNLEGSMKLFEEAKQMSPGGLLGIRRPYNFVEGEYPIFIERGYGGHIVDVDGNDYIDMLCGYGPIILGYREPEINQVVIEQMEKGFCFSLVQEVQNTLAERLVKLIPSAEMVILAKTGSDVTTMAVRVARGFNGKTKVLRCGYHGWHDWCVEVPGGVPEEIQNMTVEFPYGDLDALEEALKKHGDDTACIMLTPVGHPLSAPVQEPPAGYLEGVRELADKYEVVLIFDEIRTGFRVAMGGAQERYGVTPDLSTFGKAMANGYPISALVGKKEIMKVVEKEVFISSTFFPNSLEMHASLKCIDILERENVIDSIWKRGEDFFAQMEKIVQESDVPATASGIPPMPYITFDKVDDQYKERRKFFYTETIRRGLFIQPYHHGYICHRHTDQDLKDALGAMEEALKHTHKVYPYKK